A region of Moorena producens PAL-8-15-08-1 DNA encodes the following proteins:
- a CDS encoding 50S ribosomal protein L25/general stress protein Ctc, translating to MNVTVECQKRPEGSKPRALRRSGLIPTVLYGHNGAESVSLTMTAKAAEDLLKTASVNNTLIELSIPDLSWNGPVLLREIQSHPWKNSLYHLSFFSVASQNKVEVVVPLKLVGEAVGVKQGGVLQQRLTTVKVQCPPDKIPESIDIDISNLEQGKMFYIYELVLPEGIQVMDDPKLSVLAITSK from the coding sequence ATGAATGTTACTGTAGAATGTCAAAAGCGACCAGAAGGTAGTAAGCCGAGAGCCTTACGCCGTTCTGGCTTGATTCCCACCGTACTTTACGGTCACAATGGTGCAGAATCTGTATCCCTAACTATGACGGCTAAAGCAGCAGAAGATTTGCTTAAAACAGCCTCGGTGAATAATACCCTGATAGAGCTCTCTATTCCTGACCTTTCCTGGAATGGTCCAGTTCTGCTGCGGGAGATACAATCTCATCCTTGGAAAAATTCCCTGTACCACCTCAGTTTTTTCTCGGTGGCTTCTCAAAATAAAGTAGAGGTCGTTGTACCTCTGAAGCTAGTGGGAGAAGCGGTAGGAGTTAAGCAAGGTGGGGTTTTGCAGCAAAGGCTTACAACAGTAAAAGTGCAATGTCCCCCAGATAAAATTCCCGAAAGCATTGATATTGATATATCAAATTTGGAACAGGGTAAGATGTTCTACATTTACGAGTTAGTCTTGCCAGAAGGGATCCAGGTTATGGATGATCCTAAATTGAGTGTTCTTGCTATCACGTCTAAATAA
- a CDS encoding adenosine kinase, whose amino-acid sequence MTENSQQSRPIDVFGVGNALVDILALVDDDFIREHDLNRGAMTLMDAQKQAMILQNLEHVSLELSSGGSAANTMIAIAQSGGKGFYSGKVSRDTNGEFYRQDLLKAGIDFDVHPAELSSGPTGTCVVLTTPDAERTMCTHLGVSTTLAPTDIDVERLSQCKYSYVEGYLWTGDDTRKACIEAMEQSKLKGVKSAFTFSDFFLVENFADDFRQLITDYCDVVFCNAAEARHFCGVESLSDCAGKIGELVDTAFITDGPNGCLVVENKTIFEVPGFPAKAVDSVGAGDAFAGGVLFGLTNGLTTKQAARWGNYFASKVVQTYGPRLEGSQAESVKEVVGSD is encoded by the coding sequence ATGACAGAAAACTCTCAACAGTCAAGACCTATTGATGTCTTTGGTGTCGGAAATGCTTTAGTCGATATTCTGGCACTGGTGGATGATGATTTTATCCGGGAACATGACCTGAATCGAGGGGCAATGACTTTGATGGATGCCCAAAAGCAGGCTATGATTCTACAAAATCTTGAGCATGTTTCTCTGGAACTGAGCTCAGGAGGCTCCGCTGCTAATACTATGATTGCGATCGCTCAAAGTGGTGGTAAAGGCTTCTATTCCGGTAAGGTCTCTAGAGATACCAATGGGGAATTTTACCGACAAGACTTATTGAAGGCAGGGATTGACTTTGATGTGCATCCAGCTGAGCTATCTAGTGGTCCGACTGGTACCTGTGTGGTTCTAACTACCCCTGATGCTGAGCGTACTATGTGTACTCATCTGGGAGTATCTACTACTTTGGCTCCTACTGATATTGATGTAGAACGACTCAGCCAATGCAAATATAGCTACGTTGAGGGCTACCTCTGGACGGGGGATGACACTCGGAAAGCTTGTATTGAGGCTATGGAACAGTCCAAGCTTAAAGGAGTAAAGAGTGCTTTTACCTTTTCCGACTTCTTTCTAGTAGAGAATTTTGCTGATGATTTCCGTCAGCTGATTACAGATTATTGTGATGTGGTCTTCTGTAACGCGGCTGAAGCACGCCACTTCTGTGGAGTGGAATCCTTGTCTGATTGTGCTGGTAAAATAGGCGAGTTAGTGGATACAGCTTTTATCACTGATGGTCCTAATGGTTGTTTAGTGGTTGAAAATAAAACAATTTTCGAGGTGCCTGGATTCCCAGCTAAGGCCGTGGATAGCGTAGGAGCTGGTGATGCCTTTGCCGGTGGTGTCTTGTTTGGACTCACCAATGGTTTGACCACTAAGCAAGCGGCACGTTGGGGAAACTATTTTGCTTCAAAAGTAGTACAAACTTATGGTCCACGTCTGGAGGGATCTCAGGCTGAGTCTGTCAAGGAAGTTGTTGGTAGCGATTAA
- a CDS encoding UPF0175 family protein, translating into MSIIISDELLTATRMTEAEMKQEIAVLLFQKEKLTLAQASRFAGMNRIAFQHLLASRQIPVHYGVEDFEQDIKNLREMGRL; encoded by the coding sequence ATGAGTATTATTATCTCTGATGAACTTCTAACCGCGACTCGAATGACTGAAGCTGAAATGAAGCAAGAAATTGCAGTTTTGCTGTTTCAGAAAGAAAAACTTACCCTTGCTCAAGCCAGTCGATTTGCTGGGATGAATCGTATTGCTTTTCAACATCTACTAGCAAGCCGTCAAATCCCAGTTCATTATGGTGTAGAAGATTTTGAACAAGATATTAAGAATCTGCGGGAGATGGGCAGGTTGTGA
- a CDS encoding type II toxin-antitoxin system VapC family toxin produces the protein MKVLFDTSVLIAGSLTQHPSHNPCFAQLQAAKSGQIQGCLSTHSLAETYSVLTRLPIQPRISPSYAENIILNLLQYLETIPLRSTDYQAAIAQMATLKIPGGGIFDALIAQAALKAEVDKILTLNPSHFTRLDPAIAQITQVPGSTSNI, from the coding sequence GTGAAAGTTTTGTTCGATACTTCTGTTCTGATTGCCGGATCTCTGACCCAGCATCCGAGCCATAACCCCTGTTTCGCGCAACTACAAGCTGCAAAATCTGGACAAATTCAAGGCTGTTTATCCACTCACAGCTTGGCAGAAACCTATTCCGTGCTAACCCGCCTACCAATCCAACCACGGATCTCGCCATCCTATGCTGAAAACATTATTTTGAACCTATTACAGTATCTAGAAACTATTCCACTGAGATCAACAGACTATCAAGCAGCAATTGCTCAGATGGCTACCCTTAAAATTCCAGGTGGTGGAATTTTTGATGCCTTGATTGCCCAAGCTGCTCTCAAGGCAGAGGTAGACAAAATTCTGACCCTCAATCCTAGTCACTTCACTCGGCTAGACCCTGCGATCGCTCAGATAACTCAGGTACCTGGATCCACTAGCAACATTTAG
- a CDS encoding M20/M25/M40 family metallo-hydrolase, protein MDYNRVAAPKYPDGKISLLSSDYSSLDLKERLITHLSQIVRGRDPYIASGGHFYVQEYIREELEQWGSVEIHEFQVSRKTHYNLILNLPGKEAKPQQFAPILIGSHYDAVPGSPGADDNATGVAVLLELARAFATQAPTHPVRLVAFDMEEYGLLGSAAYAAYLKEQQQPLRLMLSLEMLGYCDRTPNSQTYPPGLKYFYPNQGDFIALVGNLPTILDFRHLARRIRQAGIPCQCLPVPSRGEMVPQTRLSDHAPFWDQGYRALMVTDTAFLRNPHYHQPSDRIDTLDLDFLTGVCRGLIAGVGNLV, encoded by the coding sequence TTGGACTACAATCGGGTAGCCGCGCCCAAATACCCAGATGGTAAGATTAGTTTATTATCTTCTGATTACAGTAGTTTGGATCTAAAAGAACGTCTAATCACCCACCTAAGTCAGATAGTGCGCGGACGCGACCCATATATCGCATCTGGGGGACATTTCTATGTCCAGGAATACATCCGCGAAGAATTAGAACAGTGGGGAAGCGTTGAAATTCACGAGTTTCAGGTGTCGAGGAAAACCCATTATAATCTGATTCTGAATCTACCAGGAAAAGAGGCGAAACCGCAACAGTTTGCTCCGATTTTAATTGGCTCTCACTATGATGCGGTACCTGGAAGCCCAGGAGCAGATGATAATGCTACCGGTGTAGCGGTGCTATTGGAATTAGCTAGAGCCTTTGCCACTCAAGCGCCTACACACCCAGTCCGACTAGTAGCATTTGATATGGAAGAGTATGGATTGCTCGGAAGTGCTGCCTATGCTGCCTATTTAAAGGAACAACAGCAACCCTTGCGGTTAATGCTGTCTTTGGAAATGTTAGGGTATTGCGATCGCACTCCCAATTCCCAAACCTACCCACCAGGACTAAAATACTTTTACCCCAATCAGGGGGACTTCATTGCCTTAGTAGGAAACTTGCCAACAATCCTTGATTTTAGGCATTTAGCTCGCCGTATCCGCCAAGCTGGGATCCCTTGTCAGTGCTTACCAGTACCATCACGAGGGGAAATGGTTCCTCAGACCAGACTCAGTGACCACGCTCCATTTTGGGACCAAGGTTATCGAGCGTTGATGGTAACCGATACAGCATTTCTGCGCAATCCCCATTACCATCAACCAAGCGATCGCATTGATACCCTAGATTTAGATTTTCTGACTGGTGTCTGTCGCGGCTTAATTGCTGGTGTTGGTAATCTTGTCTAG
- a CDS encoding peroxidase family protein, translating into MGSPNLSEAGWGTSLGKTNQRPGGGDSSIPTELPNDLPRSPSTLAIIGDPRNDENLIVAQTHLAFLKFHNKIVEGIRDGSIQADSIMGKSTFEAARELVVWHYQWIVLFDFLSRVIDQKQLIEVLEGGRRFFKFGQDPFMPVEFSVAAYRLGHSMIRADYDYNRVFTSRPGGVTPATLQLLFLFTAQSGQIVPIPSDWVIDWRRFFPIDSNVPVNLSRQLDPFLVDPLKNLPNVPPPNSLAVRNLLRGRNLGLPAGQDVARCMGFRPLSKEDISRGQDGNVAAQFGFDVKSPLWYYILKEAQIQGNGVRLGDVGSRILAEVFVGLIEGDRNSFLSRCSQWTPILPSEKPGTFTMTDLLRFVGDANPIGD; encoded by the coding sequence ATGGGAAGCCCCAACCTCAGCGAAGCAGGTTGGGGTACTTCACTTGGCAAAACCAACCAACGACCTGGTGGTGGCGATTCGTCTATTCCCACAGAATTGCCCAACGATTTGCCTCGTTCTCCTAGTACTCTGGCCATCATTGGTGACCCCCGTAATGATGAAAATTTAATTGTTGCCCAGACCCACCTAGCTTTCCTGAAGTTTCACAACAAGATAGTTGAGGGCATCCGTGATGGCAGCATTCAAGCAGACTCTATCATGGGCAAGTCTACCTTTGAGGCAGCCCGAGAATTGGTAGTTTGGCACTATCAGTGGATTGTACTGTTCGATTTCTTGTCTCGCGTCATTGACCAGAAGCAGCTAATAGAAGTACTTGAAGGCGGTCGGCGCTTCTTCAAGTTTGGTCAGGATCCGTTCATGCCTGTGGAATTCTCTGTAGCAGCTTATCGTCTCGGACACAGCATGATCCGTGCGGATTATGACTACAACCGAGTGTTTACTTCTCGTCCTGGTGGGGTAACTCCTGCAACCTTACAACTGCTGTTTTTATTCACTGCTCAATCCGGTCAAATCGTTCCTATTCCCAGTGATTGGGTGATTGACTGGCGTCGCTTCTTCCCGATCGATTCTAATGTACCGGTTAACTTGAGCCGCCAACTTGATCCATTTCTAGTTGACCCCCTTAAGAATTTGCCTAATGTTCCACCACCGAATTCCCTAGCGGTGAGAAATCTGTTGCGTGGTCGTAACCTTGGATTGCCCGCTGGTCAAGATGTGGCTCGCTGCATGGGATTCCGGCCCTTGAGTAAGGAAGATATTTCCAGAGGCCAAGATGGCAATGTTGCCGCCCAGTTTGGTTTTGATGTTAAGTCCCCCTTGTGGTACTATATCCTCAAAGAAGCTCAAATCCAAGGTAACGGAGTGCGTTTGGGCGATGTAGGAAGCCGTATTTTGGCTGAAGTTTTTGTTGGTCTTATCGAAGGCGATCGCAACTCATTTTTATCACGCTGCTCCCAGTGGACGCCGATACTTCCTTCTGAAAAACCAGGAACATTTACTATGACAGACTTGTTGAGGTTTGTCGGAGATGCTAACCCCATTGGTGATTAA